One window of Doryrhamphus excisus isolate RoL2022-K1 chromosome 13, RoL_Dexc_1.0, whole genome shotgun sequence genomic DNA carries:
- the vgll2b gene encoding transcription cofactor vestigial-like protein 2b isoform X1 yields the protein MSCLDVMYPAYGHYSSYSASAPAFINSLQAPTSVTSTSPLCRDFMDTPRGPEGMSGGQGTVGGSTTSSSSSASSSSSSSSSSSYTSAAPRPDEGGPKDKQEGPEAEYLTSRCVLFTYYQGDISTVVDEHFSRALSSYMDGESKRRASEQQTAGTTEAPSPSSRRSFPPSFWDSNYASPQSRSHCETGAASYTMDPYASGLHPGLPHPHAHPHSHAHPHAHPPHPAESWGYPQAQAYGPPRPLHELYSPSALEPHYGPLLMPTVRAPHLPTLPSHYEVSKLEPTASWPGLLPPGDVGQTLALNMDAGNDTMGPLLAYFRGRVIPHMNVKLYC from the exons ATGAGCTGTTTGGATGTTATGTACCCAGCCTATGGACATTACTCGTCTTACTCTGCCAGCGCTCCTGCTTTCATCAACAGTCTACAG GCTCCCACCAGTGTAACCAGCACCTCACCTCTGTGTCGGGACTTTATGGACACTCCTAGGGGTCCAGAAGGGATGTCCGGGGGCCAGGGCACCGTTGGCGGATCCACAACCTCATCCTCTTCGtcggcttcctcctcctcttcctcctcgtcttcaTCCTCCTACACATCGGCAGCTCCACGGCCAGACGAGGGTGGTCCCAAGGACAAGCAGGAGGGCCCCGAGGCCGAGTACCTGACATCCCGCTGCGTCCTCTTCACCTACTACCAGGGGGACATCAGCACTGTGGTAGACGAGCACTTCTCTAGGGCACTCAGCTCCTACATGGATGGGGAAAGCAAGCGGCGGGCTTCGGAGCAGCAAACTGCAGGTACCACAG AAGCCCCCTCACCAAGTAGCCGACGAAGCTTCCCTCCATCCTTCTGGGACAGTAACTACGCCTCGCCTCAAAGCCGTTCCCACTGCGAAACAGGAGCAGCTTCGTATACCATGGATCCTTACGCGTCAGGACTTCACCCAGGACTGCCGCACCCGCACGCCCACCCTCACTCACACGCTCACCCTCACGCCCATCCTCCTCACCCAGCAGAGAGTTGGGGATACCCCCAGGCCCAGGCTTACGGGCCCCCGAGGCCTCTCCATGAACTTTACTCCCCTTCAGCTTTGGAGCCACACTACGGGCCCCTGCTCATGCCCACCGTGCGGGCGCCTCACCTGCCGACCTTGCCCAGCCACTATGAAGTAAGCAAGCTGGAGCCCACGGCTTCCTGGCCAGGTCTGCTCCCACCAGGGGACGTCGGACAGACGCTGGCCCTCAACATGGATGCAGGTAATGACACAATGGGTCCTCTACTAGCCTACTTTAGGGGTCGGGTCATCCCTCACATGAACGTGAAGCTCTACTGTTGA
- the vgll2b gene encoding transcription cofactor vestigial-like protein 2b isoform X2, whose amino-acid sequence MSCLDVMYPAYGHYSSYSASAPAFINSLQAPTSVTSTSPLCRDFMDTPRGPEGMSGGQGTVGGSTTSSSSSASSSSSSSSSSSYTSAAPRPDEGGPKDKQEGPEAEYLTSRCVLFTYYQGDISTVVDEHFSRALSSYMDGESKRRASEQQTAGTTEAPSPSSRRSFPPSFWDSNYASPQSRSHCETGAASYTMDPYASGLHPGLPHPHAHPHSHAHPHAHPPHPAESWGYPQAQAYGPPRPLHELYSPSALEPHYGPLLMPTVRAPHLPTLPSHYEVSKLEPTASWPGLLPPGDVGQTLALNMDAGLQQHKKGKELYWF is encoded by the exons ATGAGCTGTTTGGATGTTATGTACCCAGCCTATGGACATTACTCGTCTTACTCTGCCAGCGCTCCTGCTTTCATCAACAGTCTACAG GCTCCCACCAGTGTAACCAGCACCTCACCTCTGTGTCGGGACTTTATGGACACTCCTAGGGGTCCAGAAGGGATGTCCGGGGGCCAGGGCACCGTTGGCGGATCCACAACCTCATCCTCTTCGtcggcttcctcctcctcttcctcctcgtcttcaTCCTCCTACACATCGGCAGCTCCACGGCCAGACGAGGGTGGTCCCAAGGACAAGCAGGAGGGCCCCGAGGCCGAGTACCTGACATCCCGCTGCGTCCTCTTCACCTACTACCAGGGGGACATCAGCACTGTGGTAGACGAGCACTTCTCTAGGGCACTCAGCTCCTACATGGATGGGGAAAGCAAGCGGCGGGCTTCGGAGCAGCAAACTGCAGGTACCACAG AAGCCCCCTCACCAAGTAGCCGACGAAGCTTCCCTCCATCCTTCTGGGACAGTAACTACGCCTCGCCTCAAAGCCGTTCCCACTGCGAAACAGGAGCAGCTTCGTATACCATGGATCCTTACGCGTCAGGACTTCACCCAGGACTGCCGCACCCGCACGCCCACCCTCACTCACACGCTCACCCTCACGCCCATCCTCCTCACCCAGCAGAGAGTTGGGGATACCCCCAGGCCCAGGCTTACGGGCCCCCGAGGCCTCTCCATGAACTTTACTCCCCTTCAGCTTTGGAGCCACACTACGGGCCCCTGCTCATGCCCACCGTGCGGGCGCCTCACCTGCCGACCTTGCCCAGCCACTATGAAGTAAGCAAGCTGGAGCCCACGGCTTCCTGGCCAGGTCTGCTCCCACCAGGGGACGTCGGACAGACGCTGGCCCTCAACATGGATGCAG GCCTCCAGCAGCACAAGAAAGGCAAAGAGCTGTACTGGTTCTAA